The genomic region GGCGACCTTCGGCGATGGCACCAGCGAGCGTTCCTCGCCCGGAAACGGCTGCTCGACGCCGCCGTTAAAGAAGTAGGTGACGTGCGCGTACTTTTCGGTTTCGGCGACGCGCAGGTTGCGCAGCTTCTGGTTCGCCATGATGTTGGCGAGAATGTTATTCAGCTCCTCGGGTGGCACGACGTAGGGCAGCGTGAACGCCTTGTCGTACTGCGTCATGCAGACGTAGTGCAGATTTTTCGGGACCTCGCTGCGCGGGATGGTGGCGTCGAGCGCGGCGGCGTCGGGAAGTTCGCGGCCGCCGTTGGGGGCGAGTCCGCTTTCGCGGGCGAGCGCGCGCGCGATCTGCCGGGCACGGTCGGCGCGGAAGTTGAAGCAGATGCACGCGTCGTCGTCGCGGATGGTGGCCAGCGCCTCGCCGCGGTTGCCGGTAACGGCGAATGGAATGATGAACTCGTCGGTGACGCCGCGGTTGTACGACTCCTTCACGCCCTGCGCCGGGTCAATGTAGTTTCCGGCCTCGCCGTTGCCTTTCACCATGGCGTTGAAGGCCTTCAGCTCGCGCTCCCAGCGCTTGTCGCGGTCCATGGCGTAGTAGCGGCCCTCGACGGAGGCGATCTTGCCGACGCCATACTCGCGCATCTTCTGCTGAAGCTGCTCGATGTAGCCGGCGCCGTTGGTGGGCAGCGTGTCGCGTCCATCCATGAAGCAGTGGACGAAGACGCGCTCCACGCCGTTCTGCTTGGCCATGCGCAGCAGCGCGTACAGGTGCGTGTTCAGGGAGTGCACGCCGCCGTCGGAAAGCAGGCCGAACAGGTGCAGCCGCCGCCCACCCGAGCGCGCATGCTTCATGGCGCCCATGAGAACGGGATTGGTGAAGAAATCGCCCTTCTCGACCATCAGATCAATGCGCGTGATGTCCATGTAGACGACGCGCCCGGCGCCGATGTTGAGGTGGCCGACCTCGCTGTTGCCCATCTGGCCGTCAGGCAAACCGACAAAACGCCCGCTGGTGTGGATGAGCGTGTTGGGATAGTCGGTGAGCAGCTTGTCGTAGGTGGGCTTGCGGGCTAAGGAAATGGCATTCGCTTTGGACGGCGGCGCGTACCCCCAGCCGTCGAGGATGATGAGGACGAGAGGTTTGGGTATCGGCATGAGTCTTCAGTCGTCGGTCTTCAGTCGTCAGGAAAAACTTGGCCGCGGATTTACGCGGATGAACACGGATAAAGAAAAATCAAACCGCAAAGAACGCGAAGGTCGCAAACCAATTTCAAAATTGCACACGCGAGGGCGCGTGTGCCACACGTACGGTAATGGAATTCAACGATCAGCGTTCATCTGCGGCTGATTTGTTCTACGCTCCCGCTCCCGCAATTTCACCGTGATAGTTCAGCGCTTCGAGGCCAAGGAAGCGCGCCGCGTCGCCGAGTTCTTCCTCGATGCGCAGCAACTGGTTGTACTTGGCGACGCGGTCGGTGCGGCAGAGCGACCCGGTCTTGATCTGGCCCGCCGCGGTGGCGACCGCCAGATCGGCGATGAACGCGTCCTCGGTTTCACCCGAGCGGTGCGAGATGACGTAGGTGTAGCCGTTGCGCCGCGCCAGATCAATCGCGTCCAGCGTCTCGCTAACGGTGCCGATCTGGTTCACCTTGATGAGAATGGAATTCGCCACCCCAAGATCAATACCGCGCTCCAGCCGCTCCGGATTGGTGACAAAAATATCGTCGCCGACCAACTGGATGCGGTCGCCCAATTCTTTCGTGAGCGCGGCCCAGCCCTCCCAGTCGTCTTCCGCCAGCCCGTCTTCGAGGGAGACAATCGGATAATCCCGCACCCACTTCGACCAGTAGCGGACCATGTCGTCGGAAGTGTGCTCCGAGTTGTCGGACTTCTTGAACACGTACTTGCCATTCTGGAAAAACTCGCTGGCCGCGGGATCAATCGCGATGGCAATGTCCTCGCCGGCGCGATAGCCGGCCTGCGTAATCGCCTCCAGCACGACCTCGATGGCTTCCACGTTGGACTTCAGCGACGGCGCGAAGCCGCCCTCGTCGCCGACCGACGTGTTGTATCCGCGCTTCTTGAGCACGCCCTTGAGGGTATGAAATGTTTCGACGCCCCAGCGCAGCGCTTCGTCGAAGCTCTCGGCGCCGACGGGCATGATCATGAATTCCTGGAAGTCCACGTTGTTGTCGGCGTGCGCGCCGCCGTTGAGGATGTTCATCATGGGGCACGGCAGGGTGTTGGCGTTGAGGCCGCCGAGATAGCGGTAGAGCGGCAGCTTGAATGCCTCGGCGGCGGCGCGCGCGCACGCCATGGAGACGGCGAGGATCGCATTCGCGCCCAGGCGGCCCTTGTTCTCGGTGCCGTCGAGCTCGATCATTTTGGTGTCGATGGTTTGCTGCTCGGCGGCATCCATGTTGGCGAGCGCGTCGGCGATCTCGGTGTTCACGTGCTCCACCGCCTTGAGCACGCCGTTGCCTTGATAGAAATTCTCATCACCGTCGCGAAGTTCCACCGCTTCGTGCTCGCCGGTGGAAGCGCCGCTGGGAACGATGGCGCGCCCCACGGCGCCGTCCGAGAGCCACACCTCGGCTTCCACCGTGGGATTGCCGCGCGAATCCAGCACCTGGCGTCCGCGAATTTCAGAAATATTAGTCATGGATGTCTCCGTCCGTTCTTCTTCTCTAAATAATGGCCTGAATTCAGTCGGCGTGCTCCATCCCACAACGTGCGGCAGGTCGCTGCGCGGCACGAACTTGCCGCCGGTTAAATATCCGGTACCGCTACTTGGGCGCGCCATGGGAAGTCCCGAAACCGCTGATTATAAGCGGTCGCTGGTCGATGGTCGATGGTCTGTGGGCTTCTCATGTTTGCATCATCGGCCAGCGAAAGAACCGCGCGCATACGTCCAGAATGAAACCAAGCCGAATTGCCATCGACCATCGGCCATCGACCATTGACGCGTTACCTCCCCTGATTCAGGTATTCCGTCGGTTATTGTGCCGTTTTCGCCGGTGATCTACAGTCGCCACAGATGGCGCAGCACAGCGCGACGCTGAATGTCGGGGACCGCGCGCCGGACTTTTCGCTGGCATCGGCGAACGGAATGGGCGAGGTATCGCTAGGAAGATTGCTGGAGCGCGGGCCGGTGATCATCGAGTTCCTGCGCGGCACCTGGTGACCGAACTGCGTGAAGCGCATGGCTCAGGTTGAGCCGATCAAAGATGAACTGGCCGGGACGCCGTTGGTCTACGTCGCGGCGGAAAAGCGCGGTGGAATGTTCCATCCCGAAAAATATTTTGCCGAGCATCCCATCTCGTTTCCGTTCCTGCTCGACGAAGACCGGTGTGTGACCAGGGCGTACGGGGTGTACCACGCGATCGGAATCGACGCGCTCAACATTGCGCATCCGGCGACCTTCATCGTCGGACGCGAAGGCAACATCCGCATGATCTACGTCGGCATGAACCAGCGCGACCGCATGCCGGTACAAGCAATTCTGGAAGTGCTCCGGGGAATCCCGAAGGAGGCAACATGAAAAAGTTACTGGCACTGCTGCTCTGCGTGGGAATCGCCGTTTCGCTGGCGGCGCAAATATCCGAGAGGCCGGCGCCGGAGGCGATCGCGCCGGCGGCCGGCGCCGCCACGAGCACGGACCTGATGGCTTCGCTGCCGGTCGGGACCGCGGTGAAGATGAAACTGGAAACGGCCATCTCCACCCGCACCAACAAGTCCGGCGACCGTTTTTCCGGGCGCGTGACCGAAGGCGTGACGCTGAATGGCCGCACCATCATCCCGGTGGGTGCGTCGCTGGAAGGGCGCGTCGCGAGGGCCCAGGACCGCCGCCGGATCCGCGGCACACCGACGATTGACCTGCGTCCTGACACCATCATCATGCCGAGCGGCGACCGCTACACGCTGAACGCGGTGGCGGTGGACACCAACGCGCGTCCGGACGTGGACGTGAACGATGAAGGCAAGCTGAAGGGCCGCGGCCATGACGGCAGCGATTGGAAGGAAACCGGCATCGTGGCGGCCGGGGGAGCGATTGCCGGCGGAGTCATCGCGGGCGGCGAAGGCGCGCTCATCGGCGCCGGCGTCGGCGCAACCGCCTCGGTGGTGCACTGGCTCATCCAGTCGCGCTCCGCCGTGCTGCCCGCCGGAACGGAAATCGTCTGGGAGCTGAGCCGCCCGATGTCGCTGGGCGCCGGCAGCGGCGGACAATAGCGCCAGTTACAATGAGTGCGGTCCCACGCGTGGCCGCACTCATGTTGTTCCGTCTCGCCATCGTCGTCGCATTTCTGCTGGCCCTCGCCGGCTGCAACCGGGAACCGTATTCGCGCTCCAACAGCGGGTTCTCTTCCCTCGACAAGAAAATCCTTTACGACTTCCGCCCCCACGAGCCGGCCGCGGACGCCGAGGTCGACGCCGCGACCACTCGAAAGATCCTCTCCGCGGTTTTTCCCTCCTACCTGTCATCCCTGCGCGCGTGCAACGCCGGCCCGGAGGCGAATGCGCCGGGACAAATTGTTCCGGCCATCCGCGGCGCTGCCGAGGGCTCCTTCACCGCCGCCGGCCTGAAGCAAACCGTGTACCTGATTGACGTGGGCGAGTGCAGCCACGACCCTGTGTCCTCGACCCGCCGCCTGGTCGTGTTCACGGCGGGCGCGTTGACCGCCAACGTGGAAGCTCCCATGGGTACGGGAAACCTGCGGACGTACGACCTGAATGGCGATGGCAAACATGAACTGCTGTTGCAAGGCGGCCACACCGGGCGGGGCGAATGGATCGAGGCCGCGCGGCTGGTGGAGTTCGACAAAGACAAGCTGGCCACCGTCGAAGATTTCGGGCAGATCTACGACGACACCTGCGATACCGATGCTGCTTCCAAATCCATCAGCGCGAGCGTGGTGTACTACCTACCGCCGCCCGCGGGCCAGAAGCCGCGCTTCACCGTGGAGCTGTATCGCGCCCCTTGCCCGGCAAAAGGTCAACCGCCGCAGTGGGCGCGGATTTCCGGCAAATAAGACTTAGGTTTTCCGCCTGAAGCCTGAAGCCTAGAGCCTAAAGCCTGCCTAGCTGAACGCGCTGTAATTCATCGCGCCTGCCGACATCTCGTCTTCCGATATAACGGGCAGTTCCATCGTGCCTTCGACCGGCAGGGCGTCCACGGGGAGGTGGTCGCGCCAGAGGCTGAAGCGCAGCCGGAGTATCTGGCCAAAGCCGGCGCCGAGCAGCGCCAGCGGAATCTGGAACTCGAAATTCTTGTATAACGTCGCGCGCACCGTATTGTTGTAGGGCACGTCAGAGCCGGCGATGTCCGTCTTTGAATCCGCCGGGCGCAGCCGCCACCTCTTGATGGCGCGGTTTTCGACTTTCAATTCCAGGCGGAACGACGCCGGCGCGCTGTCGGTGACCAGTTTTCGCGTTCCACCGGGAACGGAGGCAGCGGTGTTCCCGGCGGGAGCAGCGCGATCGCAGGTCACAATCAGCTCGAACGCCTCTTGGGGAATTCCTCCGATGAAATCCAGGCGGCCGTAGAGAAAATCTTCATCAATGCCGGCGTAGATGGCGTCGAGCAGGAACACTTTGCCGTGCATGGCGCCGGCGCGGCGATCGGCGGTGTACATGGCGGCGCCGATCCAGTCGAAGTAGCGCGTGAAATCGGCGCCCACCCGCGGATGAATGTACGCGGTTTGCGCGGCGAACACCGGACGCACCATGCCGCCGGCGATGGCGTGTGCCAGGTACACCGGCGGCGCCGCGCCCAGGCTCTGGTAGACGTTGGAGAGGTGCTTGCGGTAGAGCTCGTCGAATTCGCGGTCGTTGGCGGAGTGATGCTCCGGGCCGTACCACCAGTTCCAGTCGCTCCCCTCCGCGATCAGGAGCTCCTCCAGCGCGAGGCGCCGCTTTTCCGCCGGCGCCATCGGGGCGGCCTGGGTGTAGAACGCGCGCGCCGCGGCCAGGTAATCCCACGCCGTGTTGTCCTCGGGCGCTCCGATCCAGACATCGAAGTTGGCGTTGATCCATGAGCCCGGCACCAGCGACTGCAGCCGCGGCGCATGGCGGTGTCGCTCCACCGCCTGGCTGACTGTGACCGCCTCCAGCCCGGCATCCTTTTGCAGCGCGTCGTACACGCGGCGGAGGAATTCGCGGCCGGAGCGCGGGTAATATTCCCACGCATTCTCGCCGTCGAGAATGACCGCGACCAGCGCATCGCTTCCCTTCCGCAGCAACGGCTCGGCCGCTTGCCGGATGCTGCGCACAAAATGATTGGCGGCCTCCCGCGCGTTCATCCCGGAGTACACGAAGCCGATCAGGTCCGACAGCGTGTGATCGCGAAAGACCAGGTTCATGCGGGTCGCGCCCTTCTCGTAAACGTAGGGTGCGTAGAGGCGCTCGGGGCCGCCGGGCGCAAGCTGGCCGTGGCCGTCGCGCGCGAAGTGAAAGCCCAAAGTGCGGCCGAGCACGCCTTCGTCGGTGGCCATCCAGCGGATACCGGACTGGCACGCGAGATCGAGCACCTGCTCCGACACGCTGCCCTCCGACGGCCACACCCCAAGCGGCCGCGCGCCGAACACGCGCTGGTGCAAGTCGAGGCCGCGCTGCAGTTGCTCGCGCGCATCTTCAGGGTGCCGGTACGGACTGGCAGGCAGGTGCAGCCCGGGATGCGAGACCGCGCCCTGGTCGGTGTCGCACACCAG from Terriglobia bacterium harbors:
- the gpmI gene encoding 2,3-bisphosphoglycerate-independent phosphoglycerate mutase: MPKPLVLIILDGWGYAPPSKANAISLARKPTYDKLLTDYPNTLIHTSGRFVGLPDGQMGNSEVGHLNIGAGRVVYMDITRIDLMVEKGDFFTNPVLMGAMKHARSGGRRLHLFGLLSDGGVHSLNTHLYALLRMAKQNGVERVFVHCFMDGRDTLPTNGAGYIEQLQQKMREYGVGKIASVEGRYYAMDRDKRWERELKAFNAMVKGNGEAGNYIDPAQGVKESYNRGVTDEFIIPFAVTGNRGEALATIRDDDACICFNFRADRARQIARALARESGLAPNGGRELPDAAALDATIPRSEVPKNLHYVCMTQYDKAFTLPYVVPPEELNNILANIMANQKLRNLRVAETEKYAHVTYFFNGGVEQPFPGEERSLVPSPKVATYDLKPEMSAPGIAETVVNAVEKGAFDVIIVNFANADMVGHSGKIPPTIKAVETVDACLAEIYRAVRQKGGAIILTADHGNAEMMIDPASGGPHTAHTTNPVPLIIISEARKSFGLRPDGALQDISPTILALLGIPQPKDMTGKDLRITLGT
- the eno gene encoding phosphopyruvate hydratase, with translation MTNISEIRGRQVLDSRGNPTVEAEVWLSDGAVGRAIVPSGASTGEHEAVELRDGDENFYQGNGVLKAVEHVNTEIADALANMDAAEQQTIDTKMIELDGTENKGRLGANAILAVSMACARAAAEAFKLPLYRYLGGLNANTLPCPMMNILNGGAHADNNVDFQEFMIMPVGAESFDEALRWGVETFHTLKGVLKKRGYNTSVGDEGGFAPSLKSNVEAIEVVLEAITQAGYRAGEDIAIAIDPAASEFFQNGKYVFKKSDNSEHTSDDMVRYWSKWVRDYPIVSLEDGLAEDDWEGWAALTKELGDRIQLVGDDIFVTNPERLERGIDLGVANSILIKVNQIGTVSETLDAIDLARRNGYTYVISHRSGETEDAFIADLAVATAAGQIKTGSLCRTDRVAKYNQLLRIEEELGDAARFLGLEALNYHGEIAGAGA
- a CDS encoding glycoside hydrolase — translated: MPTLRIAILWHMHQPFYKDLVSGDYRLPWVRMHALKDYYGMVKLLDEFPNVHQTFNLVPSLVTQLEEYVAGSARDPFLDVATKPAGELSSEERRFALEYLFYANPTQMIGRYPRYRELWDTFRGAGQDSTRAERMFQAQDFTDLQVLSQLAWFDEFFLEQPDVAALVKKERKFSRQDQEFVTAKQREIMAAVLPAYAAAARRGGIELSTSPFYHPILPLVCDTDQGAVSHPGLHLPASPYRHPEDAREQLQRGLDLHQRVFGARPLGVWPSEGSVSEQVLDLACQSGIRWMATDEGVLGRTLGFHFARDGHGQLAPGGPERLYAPYVYEKGATRMNLVFRDHTLSDLIGFVYSGMNAREAANHFVRSIRQAAEPLLRKGSDALVAVILDGENAWEYYPRSGREFLRRVYDALQKDAGLEAVTVSQAVERHRHAPRLQSLVPGSWINANFDVWIGAPEDNTAWDYLAAARAFYTQAAPMAPAEKRRLALEELLIAEGSDWNWWYGPEHHSANDREFDELYRKHLSNVYQSLGAAPPVYLAHAIAGGMVRPVFAAQTAYIHPRVGADFTRYFDWIGAAMYTADRRAGAMHGKVFLLDAIYAGIDEDFLYGRLDFIGGIPQEAFELIVTCDRAAPAGNTAASVPGGTRKLVTDSAPASFRLELKVENRAIKRWRLRPADSKTDIAGSDVPYNNTVRATLYKNFEFQIPLALLGAGFGQILRLRFSLWRDHLPVDALPVEGTMELPVISEDEMSAGAMNYSAFS
- a CDS encoding redoxin domain-containing protein translates to MAQVEPIKDELAGTPLVYVAAEKRGGMFHPEKYFAEHPISFPFLLDEDRCVTRAYGVYHAIGIDALNIAHPATFIVGREGNIRMIYVGMNQRDRMPVQAILEVLRGIPKEAT